One Antennarius striatus isolate MH-2024 chromosome 9, ASM4005453v1, whole genome shotgun sequence genomic window, CTGTAAGTAAGACTTATTTGATTTATAttggaagataaaaaaaataagtaaccTTAAACATTCCTATGAGGCGTTCAAAGACAAACTGACAGAACAGTGTCGTCCAACCTGTTTTTAGCTTGGAATGTGTTCATGATGGCGGAAAATCAGCTTGTTGTATTGCAAATTGCAAATCAATACAACAATCAAaacctttttattgttttattctgaaatatttatctgaatttgccagttttagtttttattctcCAAACATCTGAGGCAGGAAAAGGTAAATCCAAAATATGTTACGTCAgtgaagagaggaaagaagatTCAAGATGGAAAACAAGCTGCAGAGAATATGTTAAAAGTAAATGTTGTACGTCTGCTAAAGTATTGATGATAACACAGGTAAAATATTAGGACAATGCATGACTTCAttataaaaaaacccccacaaataCAGGTGAGCAAGATTTCTTTCAAATGTTGTTTACTCACTCACAGCAGCAGAGCATTATGGGTATCAAATGGGTATTAAAGCCAGAGGAAATATCCCAAACATCTTATTCTCGTCATCTTTCTCATCACAACAAAGTCAACACAGTCGACAACATAAAATTATATACTGTGGAAGGAAATAGTGCGACTTGTTTTTTCCATAAACGGAGTTGGCAGTTAACAGTCCAAGGCCTTTTCTGGCACTGATCGGCAAATCTCAGTCTAGACTTTGCTTTGCATTTGAAACATCTATCGGTATGGTGAGTTTTtggggaggaagagaaaaatcaGTTGATGTAAGTTCAATTTTTCATGTTCAACCAACTGTTTTTTAGAGAATACAAATGTAATTTGTTACTTCCTGTATTTTACAAATCATTTCTTGCAGAGGAAATGGATTAGTGAATTATTTTTGCATGATTCACTTAAATTACTAACATTGCTTTAAAAAATCCAACATAGTGTGAATCAATGTGAATTTTTATTGCATAACAGAATGACAGTGAAAATAGTTTGTCgacaaaaaaggttaaaaaaaataaaaataatagatgTTGGAAAGGTTGAGTCACACCAGGGGCGTTTTTTTAGTGAACTTTCATTGACTCAGAAGTCTTACTTACATATGGGCATTGACTTGACAGGGAAAGGGcttgcattatgggtaatgtagGAATCAGTGGAATATGCCACCATGCTATGGACTTAAAGTCAGGATGTCCTTTCAGTTTGATcttctattttaaaaccttttcatgtGAGTCATCAAATGTGACGGACGGGTATTACCAAACAGCTGGGGATTCCCTTTTAAtgattaatgtaaaaaaataaataaaaaaaatagaagaacataGCAGGTATTATCATTTAATAGTCACAGTACATAACCAGACGTCTTCTGGCTTGTAAACGTAGCCTCTGATTTGACGTAGTTCACACAAGTTAGAGGTATATTTactcacttcctgttaaaacagtgttcagtaaaaaatatgtgaatgtgtgacaaatatttttccttcgtttaatttaatattttatgagcTCCTGCTGCAGGGTATTTACTGTACATCCTTTCACGTTCaatatatatgttattcatATGTTATTGACACCATTATTTTTAAGTTACACTATTAATGTGCTTTAACATTACATCATAGAATAAGCATGTCTTTGAATAGCACAACAAATTGGCTAGTCAGCATCTTTCTGATGCAACCCGGTGAGACTAAAGCATCATTTTCTCCGGTACAGTGACGCTACGACTTCCCAAAGACCCCGGTGATCAGTGTCCTGTGGTCCTTCAGTACGATTTGAACGCACACACTCGTACAAATACACATTGTCTAAAACAGATTACACTTTGACCACTTGCTTACAAATATGCTGCACTTTAGGTCTGCATTTTCCAGAAAATAGCTGGACCCCATTCCATGTGGAAAGATTCCCAAAAATCTGAACACATTCTAcagtaaaatggaaaaaatgcggatttttttttcagaactaCACAATGATCCATTAGAATTCAGGTGAACCTGACTTGACATCATATCTTATTTATTAGGAGAGGCTATTGACTCACAGTACATATTAAACACAATTATTTGGAAACAAGTCGCTGATGTGCGTTCCATTTGTCGGCCTCGGTCGGTTATCTTCTTGGGATGTAAGTAACCAAGGTAACGAGAGACGAGGTTTGCTCTcagctgacagacacacataaatataagaAAACAATGACACCCCCGTTACTCCTTGCCCTGATGCTTCGACCGGCAGCAGACACAGTGACAGATGCAGAACGAATAGTGAGACCGACAATAGTGAAGTTGACAACAGAGCACCATCACAAAGAAGCAATGGAAACACAGGACGTAGCTGGTTAACGCTGCACGCTTAAGAGTATGTGCTACAACTCAGTGTAaagaatttatttcaaattgtccagtgggaaaagaaaaagagttcATCCAAATGATGGCAGGTGAAGGGGCATCCCATCTAAGAGGGGGCAGCAGGATTGGAGTGTACCGGGATGGAGTGGGACATTATATGTGACAGATCTTGAGGCAATAAGAGGAGTCGTACGAATTAGGGAAATCCGGTAGAGGTTATTACAGTTCATGGGTCAGAGGATGTGTCGGGGTCGCCACTGCGTCTCGCGTAGCCGAGGAATCAGGGAAGGATCGCGATTCATTTGGCTTTGATTTCCGTGTAGTTGCCGCCGTCATCCCCCCTCCCTGAGGCTCCCTCCCTGGATCTGGCCCCCATGAATTCCAGCGTAGCGTAATTCAGCTCTTGCCTCTCCAGTCTTGCCATAGAGCCCACAGGTTGATAATCCCCGTCTTCTCCCTGCTGACAGAAGGACGGATCAGCAGCACAAAATCAATGACAAGGTCCCGGTGGCGACTCGGATGAGACAGGAGAGCAAACAGACACCGTAAAGAAGATGTTAGCGGTTACTAACGATGATATGGAGATGTTTCCTGTTAGTTTGGCGGGTGGTGTTAGCAGTGGCATAGCCATGCAGAAGGTAGTTCTGGAAGCAAACGGCAGCGTACGAGACACAGAAGCTGATGTGCAAGGAGATGCGTCTGCCGCTGAGGCTTGTGTTGCTGGTTTTTTTATGGGGATTTGTTGAGGAACCTTACCGTAGTCTCCTCTAGAATGGAGTTAAACTTTGAGCCCAACAGCTCTGTCTTAAGCTGTGCAGGAGTTaggggagagaaaaacagacagaaacgcAGAGAAGCGATGAAAGCAAGAGAAAACAGTGTTTGGAAAGGTCATGGTTGGGCTAATGGACTGCTAGTGGGAAGGTTTTCCTTCTTTTAGGTcaaaaatggggggggggtgtcatttCCAACTTGTTGCATCACACAAACGATAACCCCAAACAGAATGGACATCCAACCCATCCTTCATTATCAGCGTGTCTCACCACTTTCTTCCTCAGATTATGTTTGTCCTTCTTGACTGCGCTGTAGTACAAAGCTGGGTTCTCCAGGACCACGTCCTGCCTAGGGTTGCCATTCTCtctggggggggaggggacggagtcacatgatcagacTCGGTCTCGACCGCCGCTAAGGCGGGACGAAACACCAAGCCTGGGCATCCATTTTAAAACAACACGCTGTGTGAGGTTATGCTGGAGGCCATCTGTCGGCGTGAGTGGTGTGGTTACTTTATGGGTTTAGTCGCTGAGTTCACGCCGACTTCAGGGGTGACTGGTCAGAGGGAGCGTGGACATTTTTTTGAGGAACTAAATAGCCTTGCGGCTAAAATAAAAGCTCCTGGTTGTATTTAGTGTAGCAGGTCAAGGATACAGAAGCAGCGTCAGATCAAATCGTGAGGTTAGTCCAACTTTCTAAACCCCACGACACCAGGCAGCCCATTTGGATCTCCAAGGACTTTTGGCACAACtccagataaataaaaatgctctGGAGAAATGTTTCTCCACGTCCACACCAATTCCACATTCACTCAGTTCAGCTGGGAGTTTTAGAATGGATGACAAGGCTTAAAGAGTTTCTGTGGATTACAGTAAATGCTTAGTGAGGTAAATGACTACTTCCATTAGTTTGGGATTCGTACTCACTTCTTGTTGTTGTGGCCCACGTATCTCACCGCTGCAATGATGAAAGCGATGACCGCCACTCCTCCAATGGTACCGACGATGACTGCCATCATGTACTTTTCTGAAAAGGAGATCAGAACCAAAGATGAGGGCACAAGACTTGATGATTGGTCAATATATGCAATAATGAGACCAAAACCACAAGAAGGAGGTAACTGCAAAAGGAAAAGTAGCACAGTTAGCTGGTTAGCAGCTAATGGGGATGCTAAGTGACATGTCAAACCTAGTATCTCAGTCCGCTTTGTTAATTCTACTTCAGTCCTGGTTGGATCAGAAACGAGGTTTGCTTTGATTATTCTTCCCTAAggacaaaatttaaattcactTCTGTAACCTTGGTCACAAAACCAGGTGGAAAGTAAGCATGAGTTGCTATATCACACTGagatgtggggaaaaaatgactTTCTCTGCAAAAATGTTCATTTGGTGTGAAAGTCCTGTTGCAACAGTCTCCTCTGACATTCCACCCACATCCATCTGTTCCTGCTTAACATATACATGTTTAAATCCAAACTTAACTGAGATATACTTTCACTTCAGACGGATATCACTGTCGCAGTCAGAGCAATTTAAGAAAGTAAGACTAAAGACAAAACAGACTAAATCAAACACCACTGGTTCCAAAACTCCAATATTTGATcttaatttctattttaattttcaatccTTTCCTAAATCAACTTCACTCACACTCAGACCGTATCCCTGAAAGGACGGGTATGGAAAAGCAGAATCTAAATCAGaatcgggttttttttttataaatcccAACGATGCCCAACCCTGATGAAGGCTCGCTCAGGCTTGACTCactctcctgctgcagctccagctgaaCGCTCTCTCGTCCGTGCATGTTGGAGATACTGCAGTGAACGTTGACGGCGGGGCCGTTGTCGACCCTCTCGCCTTTCTCCCGCAGCTTGATCATGCCTGTGGAGGTGTGTCCATCTGTGTGCGTGTAGAAGTTGTACCGGCCATCTGTCTCGTTGATGGTGACGTTCAAGTCTGGCAGGTAGAACTCGATGGTGGGCTCAGGGTTTCCTGTGGCCATGCAGACGCACTGGACCCCCTCCCTCACCACCGTGCACTTGGACTCCTCCAAAAAGACAGGAGCATCTATTTGAGGAAGCAGAGTTGAAATCGATAAAAGCTGAATATTATAATTCAGTTCCCAAGTTTTTGGACACGCAGACCAGTGAGGTACTCACACTCCACGGTGATGTTTAGGGAGCTGCTGGCTTTTCCGTGCTCGTTCTCAGCCAGGCAGCGGTACTGCCCGTCTCCCTGCGGTGTGATCTCTACGATCTCCAGCACCGACAGCTCATCAGCTGTGATGGTGCCCACCAGCTCCCCATCCTTCAGCCAGGTGAGGGTGGGGGCCGGGCTGCCCTGGGTGCTACAGTGCAGGGCCAGAGAGGTTCCCTCCTGAACGGTAATGGAGTCATTTACAGCGGGCTCACGGGGAGGGTCTGCAAGGAAATTCAATGCTTTTTTAAGAAATTTTCTAATGCTTCTAGatgtttcactgtgttcacCAGATGGTCTCCAAATGTGCTGCTTGATGCTGAGCAGGTAGCGTATGGAGGGTTTTCACAACTGTGAAATAGGGAAACAGCTGCCTGATGCTGCCTAAAACAACACGATGGGAGCAATAAAGTCAAACAGTCGACTTATTAAGCTTCATTTTGTTAAGCTGCACGTTTCACCTGTAGGTTTGTTGCTATGAGCAACCCTTTCTCTGTGGTTTGCCACATTATCAGTTACAcagttgtgaaaataaaaagcacctAAATATCGGGTCacaaaatatatgaaacattttaataaatgcaaaTGATCAATGATTGCTCtgatcagatattttttttcactaaaatGACACAGCTCCTTCTACCCACTCACAATTTAGCTGCTCAGGAGGACATTCATGGCAGAACAGACCATAGAGACTACATAGTATTAATTTAGTAAGTTTGACGTATGAAAGAAATCAttgatctttttaatttgtgattGATCTGCAGTGTTTGTCTTACAAACAGTGCAAACAGCTGCTGACCTAcagctgcaaaaaaataaaatagatataaCCTTCATAAAGGTCTCAGAACACAAACAGTCAATTACTAGATAGTAGTACTCCACTTTGAACGTTCTACTTGGGAACATtcggagagaaaaagaaatgcgCGCCCCGCCATATCCcgctattgtcctgcagttcctctttctgccacaagtCCCCGAGGGGGCAGCACCACTGCGTTCACGCAGCTGCAATACTCGTCTCCCCGTCgaattgttgtttgttgttgtcgcTATGAGCGTCTCAAAACTTCCGGCTtcctaccttggatactttactgtttatcatcgACGATATAGCAGAGATTAGTGAAGATTGTAGTAAATCGGGTGAAATGACGTGAAATTATCGTATAATTGACAACGACATAATTGGAAACGAAatgaatttgtattttattttattatgtgttgtttttatgtagtCAGGTTATCCCTCTGTAGCTAGCTAAATGATGTGGAACCAATAATCTTTGGGTGAGGTTTCTAGCCGGAAACATAAACTGACGCTAACGCGTGAATGTTTTGCTAATGTTTTGCTAATTATTGGTTGAGTTGACTgagaaatgatgaaacaaaacaggGTAATGAAACATAAAAGGGGCGTATCTAACtgttgatgaccaggaagtgacgtcaGCGGGTCATTCCCGTCAGTGTGGTGGAcaacctcagtggattaaagctgggtttagcctctacacccccgaGGATAACATTAATCCagtagaggtagagatgttaacgTTATATTTCGGtgctacagtattttatttgtcatgtgtcgtctttatgtcctgtaattgtttcctGTACTTAACTGAGCATGAGTATCCACCAATATTCCAAGTTTAAAGGAGTTCATTGTCAATGTCTTCTCTTTAAATCCAGTTTTATCAGTTGTAAAACCAGAACTTTTTATATGTTACAGCTGAATGCAATTCTACATGTGTTGGAAGTGGAACTGCAGTGGACGTACACTTGACCGCCAGGTACATCGAGGTGTTCATGATGCCATAGCCGTTGTCCCCCACGCAGGTATAGACGCCCTCCTGGGCCGGCGTCACGTCGTCCAGGGAAAGGGAGATGTTGGACGCGGTGTCCCACAGAAGCTCCTCATCTCCGAACATCCATGAGATCCTGGAAAGAGGGTTGCTGTCCACCTCGCAGTGCAGCGTCACCGAGCTGCCCTCCATCACCTCCGAGGACACGTTCACCCACACGGAGCGTGGGGAGTCTGCAGGAGCAGTGAGGAGGTTTGAGTTTAACAAGCAGAGGGAGATCAAACTAATGTTGGTGACCTGAGGCATGTCACGTTTATGTATGTTTGcagcatttgtttatttttatgtacttATTCTTATTTTACCTTTATTCAACCAGGTAGTCTTGTCAGAGAGAAGTACAAAGTACATTAATTTAGATCcacttatatatttattatagtaGTATATCAATATTACAATATATATAAATCTATATTGATGTAATAATATTAACTCtacattatcattattgtttgttagcattttAATTCTGTCATCTCTGTTTGAATGCTGTTGCTAGCACAGCCTCGTAGCACTGCTTAGATGGCTGTAAACTCAGGATTTAGTTAGATCCAAACACTAATAAATGGTTTTGCATGCTTGAGTTTTTGTTGCTGGATGCCCCAGAGCTAATATTTATAAAGTTGACTCTACAAAGAGTTCCCTCAACTTGAAAGAGGCTAACTTTGTGGTTGTTAATGAGGCCTTTTTTGAAAAGTACATGGTTGTGCTGCATGACATAAATACTAATGTTCAAGATCCTTTTTGGTTGTACAGATAGAGATGAAAAAGCATTAGTATTATTACTTCTTTTTCGTGTGGCTTTTTACTTACATTTGACGTCCAGAGAAATGAGCCTCTCATAGACCAGAGTGGTGTTTGGGTAGTAGACCCTGCATCCCAGGAGCTGCCCGTTGTGCATGGGTCGGGGTGTGAAGGTCAGGGTGCTGGAGAGTACCGCCGTGTTGCTGTCCTCCAGGTAGTCCGAGCTTAAATCTGGGTCGGGCAGGTAATCCGTGTACATCCACTGGATTTCCGGAGTCATGTCAGGGCAGTTGTTTGGAGCGTAGCATGTCAGCTCCAGACTCTCATCGCTCACTATCTCCTCAGGGACGTCGATGTTGGGCTGATCTGGTGGTCAGGAATCCAAACACATAACTGGGTTTTGCTCAGGAATAATAATAAGAcaaactttatttctaaaacagcattttatattttttctgaagTTGCATCTCAAGGTTAAACAGAATACTAGACCAAAGACACTAttctaatgaataaaacataaccTTAATAACATTAAATGAATTGAAAACGTGTATGAATGACAGAATACAAATATGAAAACTGGGAAGACAAGGTTACTGCAAATTAGAAGCCAGATTAAGTAAAAAGATCTTTAAAATGAATAACTGCCATTGAGTAGATTTCCAAAAAGGTGTTGAAGTGATTAAAGCCAAACACTAACATCTGtagaatattttataataagCTATAACCAGATTTCATGTTTCTGGGTTATTGATTACGTATTGATGTCCAGCCAACCCAGTGACTTACCCAGAACTTTGAGCTCGGCAAAGTCTGGGAATGTGTACATGTTTGCTCCACCGAGATCAGCCCGAAAGTAGTATCTCCCTGAGTGCTCTGAGCCGATGTTGTTGATGAGCAGAGTGCAGTTCCTCTGATGCAGGTCGCCCAGCAGCTTGGTCCGGCCCTTGTAGCTCTCATGGACGACGTCGGTACGTGATTTGAAAACAACCGGCGGGTAGAGTTGTGGGTACGGCTGGCCGTAGTACCAGATGCCGTGAACGCCCCGGTACGGCCTGATACCGGATGGATACACAAATGTGCAGGGGATGACCACACAGGAGTTTGTCATGGCTGAAATGTCTCGAGGTACCCAAACGTTCCATTGGCAACTGGCATCTGAGAGACATTTGGGTGAGATGTGATAATCCTGTTTAAGTGAGCGGTGAGGTTCAtgtgtgatgaggtgaagtggtACAGGACATCTTTACCATTGATGATCAACAGCAGTGGTAAGAGCAGCTCCAAACACCACATGGTCTCCACTCAGCGCTGGACCATAGACCTTTGGAACACATAAGATACTGGTAGTTAGAGTACATTCATTAACCAGGAGGGAAAAAAACCTGAACCTTCTCTCtgacttaagaaaaaaaaaaaattccaaacgTATTTTTAGTCTAAACATGTCTTAAAATCTCCAAAAGTGATATCGGCTGCTCtgaatacaaattaaaaagtgGATTTTTGGTTGAAATTGTAGCTTGGAGTAATATTCACAAGTGAATCCTATAAAACACAACCAAGTTAATCTGACCCCAACAAGTAATTCTGCTGTCATAATGTCATAACTCATCACAGGTGCCCCTGAATCAGTATTCTCAGCAGGGTCGACACCAACGATGAAGCAAAGCTCAGACAACACTGCAGCCAGGAGTGAGTGAACGATTCATTTGAAAAAGCATAAACACTAATCCTAACAAGAAAAGTACAGGAGACACAAATattgttcttgttttattaCTGATAttgagaggaaataaaaatttataaatTGGACAATATCAAGTTGTTTCTAATACAACACAGCCGATGCTGTTTAAACAGATGCTTTGATTGGATGGTGTGAAATGTGAAGACAGTTTGTTCATATCTTTTTGTGTGGTTTGATTTGTGGTTTTACCTCGAAACGCTGACGGttataaaaacagacagaagctCTGATGGACAGCTTTTCAGCAGCTCAGCTAGTGAGTGTTCACTCACACCTAGACAGCTTGATAGCCTTCttctctgttaaaaaaacaaaacagtgacatCATTATCAGGCGATGACATCAGAGCTGCAGTCAGTCACACAAACTCATCATCGGGCAGCACCTGTTTGCTGCCCCTCAGTAGAGTCACTCATTACAGCCGTCATACGTAAGCCCATCTCATGAATAGCAATCACTGTTGGCTGAGCTCTGACACGACACCACACATCATGTCATCAGTGGGTCTCTGGTACTATCTGTGTTCTAGGAATAAACCAGTTACTGAGAGGAAGAGGGTGTTATCGGATCCCCCATGTCTGTTTCTTTGCTTGATTACATACAAGATATTCTGAAAAGTTGTCAGTGAATTCAGGTGAATTTTTTGTAGAGGTTAATCTGGGTCCTCTGAAATCctgattcattttattattattatttcttattatattattatcttattattatttattgtctttttctgaacaaaattacaaatatgcTAAATAATGACAATCAAATACAGAAAATACTGGCAAGGAAAACTCCTGATGGTCCACAGTAGGAGCCAAATACAGATCACAATTTAATCATGAAAATAACATCATAATCTGGATCTGAGGGATAAATTGTGGACTTGGGAAGGGTCAATCTGTATAGGTTGTGGGTCACAGTACGGTAACAGACTTCAGAACATATCCAGGAATTCATTTTGTGTATATCTGAGAAAGCTTAGTTATATTTAGATGTAAAACAGATGCAGATCCACCATGATGCAAATGTTAGAACTAAGAGCCAGTTTCCATGGTGAGTAAATTAGGTGGTATTAAGTAATTTGACATGAGGCATTATGCTCACTGCACAGCGCCTGGGTGAGGTGATACGACAATTGATCTCCACAACCGCGATAGAAAATTGAAGAAGCACCCCTCTTACTCTTTTCAGACTGGCGGAAATGGTTGAAAGGCCTCTTATGTGAGGAAACTAGAATCTGATTGTTGAGGTTTTAGTGTCAGAGGTACAGTCTGTTCTCTCTAAGTGCTCTCTAGCTTCTGTTGCTAATTCTGTTCTTtccttcctctgtttttttATAGATCTCTGCTCTCAGTTTTCCATCCAAACAGATGAAacccctttttattttaaacttacaTGCTGTTGGTTAAGCTAGTGTCAGTTAGCATCAAATGCGAAGTTTAGTATCAGGCATCACTGATAGCAGTCAGTCATCAACGCATTGAGGTCATCATAAATaacatttgttgttatttatgatGTTTTCTTGTGGTGCTATGTGACTCTGCTTATAAACATACgaatgtgtttatttgaacACATTTCAACACACTGACAAGTCTTTGcttttcaaatttcaaaaatatgcaACAACCAAAGTgctatttaaataaaaggaACAGTGAGCTGCTAAAACAATGACTGGTAATTGTACAGAAGAAGTAGAGTTTATACTTGCAGCAGGACAGGCAGAGGATTGAGCCTCGTGCTGCAGCAGCCGGTGTGTGCAGATGGCAGGCCTACGAGTGGATTGTGTTCTAGAGCCTCGTGattaaaacatcacaacatcCCCCGGAGAATCCATGAGCAATATTTGCCTTGTTGGTAGAGAGatgttaaaaaaacccaaaaaacccccacaaataTTGATGGTGGTTTGTCGTTCAAAGAGATTGTCATGCAGGGTCAAGGCCAAAAGTCTCCAAATTTATGTATCTTCGAACACTTGAGGGATATTTACTTGTTAGCCACATCCCATTTTACTGCTCCTTGGAATGATAGCTGACAGCttgagggaaataaaaacaatcggGACACAACATTGTCGTCCCATTTTATCATTCACTTGTTGAATGTGAGTCAATCGTGACTCTTTTAGTCTCTACCAACTACTGAAGAACATATCTTAGTGGTGCCGTAGTCAtctataattatatttattagcCTTTTTCGGGGGATTTTAGATCTGTATGAATCTATAGATTCATATGAAATGAATGTTCAGTTTAACAGCTCCATCCCTCAGTAGTGCAGATGTTAAAATACTATGTTATATAAATAAGATGCcttatttatgtattatattGTTTTAAGTTTCCAAACCCTTATTTTAAGTTATTGATCATTTTCAGTCAGTATTCCCTCgtttatttgcgcttcaagtacactacattgcagatttctagtacagtactgtaggtagtcacgtgataccgcactcgcattctattggctgacagcatccgcgTGTGttcgctgcgttccgagactcacggaacttccgtgtattaaagaaacacttttcttcaatacaaaagtgtttaaaaCACTCTGTCAGAGTGTGGTAAAGGGTAAAACAGATAGGAAGTGGTTTAATatgagtatggggagggttcataaacattaaaattaccataaataataaaataagtagtTCGTCGCTATATCGCGTAAATTCGTTTTTCGCAGGCGGGCCTGGAACACAATAACctcgagtaacgagggattactct contains:
- the mag gene encoding myelin-associated glycoprotein isoform X6 — its product is MWCLELLLPLLLIINDASCQWNVWVPRDISAMTNSCVVIPCTFVYPSGIRPYRGVHGIWYYGQPYPQLYPPVVFKSRTDVVHESYKGRTKLLGDLHQRNCTLLINNIGSEHSGRYYFRADLGGANMYTFPDFAELKVLDQPNIDVPEEIVSDESLELTCYAPNNCPDMTPEIQWMYTDYLPDPDLSSDYLEDSNTAVLSSTLTFTPRPMHNGQLLGCRVYYPNTTLVYERLISLDVKYSPRSVWVNVSSEVMEGSSVTLHCEVDSNPLSRISWMFGDEELLWDTASNISLSLDDVTPAQEGVYTCVGDNGYGIMNTSMYLAVKYPPREPAVNDSITVQEGTSLALHCSTQGSPAPTLTWLKDGELVGTITADELSVLEIVEITPQGDGQYRCLAENEHGKASSSLNITVEYAPVFLEESKCTVVREGVQCVCMATGNPEPTIEFYLPDLNVTINETDGRYNFYTHTDGHTSTGMIKLREKGERVDNGPAVNVHCSISNMHGRESVQLELQQEKKYMMAVIVGTIGGVAVIAFIIAAVRYVGHNNKKEKTGIINLWALWQDWRGKS
- the mag gene encoding myelin-associated glycoprotein isoform X2 yields the protein MWCLELLLPLLLIINDASCQWNVWVPRDISAMTNSCVVIPCTFVYPSGIRPYRGVHGIWYYGQPYPQLYPPVVFKSRTDVVHESYKGRTKLLGDLHQRNCTLLINNIGSEHSGRYYFRADLGGANMYTFPDFAELKVLDQPNIDVPEEIVSDESLELTCYAPNNCPDMTPEIQWMYTDYLPDPDLSSDYLEDSNTAVLSSTLTFTPRPMHNGQLLGCRVYYPNTTLVYERLISLDVKYSPRSVWVNVSSEVMEGSSVTLHCEVDSNPLSRISWMFGDEELLWDTASNISLSLDDVTPAQEGVYTCVGDNGYGIMNTSMYLAVKYPPREPAVNDSITVQEGTSLALHCSTQGSPAPTLTWLKDGELVGTITADELSVLEIVEITPQGDGQYRCLAENEHGKASSSLNITVEYAPVFLEESKCTVVREGVQCVCMATGNPEPTIEFYLPDLNVTINETDGRYNFYTHTDGHTSTGMIKLREKGERVDNGPAVNVHCSISNMHGRESVQLELQQEKKYMMAVIVGTIGGVAVIAFIIAAVRYVGHNNKKENGNPRQDVVLENPALYYSAVKKDKHNLRKKVLKTELLGSKFNSILEETTGEDGDYQPVGSMARLERQELNYATLEFMGARSREGASGRGDDGGNYTEIKAK
- the mag gene encoding myelin-associated glycoprotein isoform X4 → MWCLELLLPLLLIINDASCQWNVWVPRDISAMTNSCVVIPCTFVYPSGIRPYRGVHGIWYYGQPYPQLYPPVVFKSRTDVVHESYKGRTKLLGDLHQRNCTLLINNIGSEHSGRYYFRADLGGANMYTFPDFAELKVLDQPNIDVPEEIVSDESLELTCYAPNNCPDMTPEIQWMYTDYLPDPDLSSDYLEDSNTAVLSSTLTFTPRPMHNGQLLGCRVYYPNTTLVYERLISLDVKYSPRSVWVNVSSEVMEGSSVTLHCEVDSNPLSRISWMFGDEELLWDTASNISLSLDDVTPAQEGVYTCVGDNGYGIMNTSMYLAVKYPPREPAVNDSITVQEGTSLALHCSTQGSPAPTLTWLKDGELVGTITADELSVLEIVEITPQGDGQYRCLAENEHGKASSSLNITVEYAPVFLEESKCTVVREGVQCVCMATGNPEPTIEFYLPDLNVTINETDGRYNFYTHTDGHTSTGMIKLREKGERVDNGPAVNVHCSISNMHGRESVQLELQQEKKYMMAVIVGTIGGVAVIAFIIAAVRYVGHNNKKENGNPRQDVVLENPALYYSAVKKDKHNLRKKVGEDGDYQPVGSMARLERQELNYATLEFMGARSREGASGRGDDGGNYTEIKAK
- the mag gene encoding myelin-associated glycoprotein isoform X3, producing MWCLELLLPLLLIINDASCQWNVWVPRDISAMTNSCVVIPCTFVYPSGIRPYRGVHGIWYYGQPYPQLYPPVVFKSRTDVVHESYKGRTKLLGDLHQRNCTLLINNIGSEHSGRYYFRADLGGANMYTFPDFAELKVLDQPNIDVPEEIVSDESLELTCYAPNNCPDMTPEIQWMYTDYLPDPDLSSDYLEDSNTAVLSSTLTFTPRPMHNGQLLGCRVYYPNTTLVYERLISLDVKYSPRSVWVNVSSEVMEGSSVTLHCEVDSNPLSRISWMFGDEELLWDTASNISLSLDDVTPAQEGVYTCVGDNGYGIMNTSMYLAVKYPPREPAVNDSITVQEGTSLALHCSTQGSPAPTLTWLKDGELVGTITADELSVLEIVEITPQGDGQYRCLAENEHGKASSSLNITVEYAPVFLEESKCTVVREGVQCVCMATGNPEPTIEFYLPDLNVTINETDGRYNFYTHTDGHTSTGMIKLREKGERVDNGPAVNVHCSISNMHGRESVQLELQQEKKYMMAVIVGTIGGVAVIAFIIAAVRYVGHNNKKENGNPRQDVVLENPALYYSAVKKDKHNLRKKVQGEDGDYQPVGSMARLERQELNYATLEFMGARSREGASGRGDDGGNYTEIKAK
- the mag gene encoding myelin-associated glycoprotein isoform X1; the encoded protein is MWCLELLLPLLLIINDASCQWNVWVPRDISAMTNSCVVIPCTFVYPSGIRPYRGVHGIWYYGQPYPQLYPPVVFKSRTDVVHESYKGRTKLLGDLHQRNCTLLINNIGSEHSGRYYFRADLGGANMYTFPDFAELKVLDQPNIDVPEEIVSDESLELTCYAPNNCPDMTPEIQWMYTDYLPDPDLSSDYLEDSNTAVLSSTLTFTPRPMHNGQLLGCRVYYPNTTLVYERLISLDVKYSPRSVWVNVSSEVMEGSSVTLHCEVDSNPLSRISWMFGDEELLWDTASNISLSLDDVTPAQEGVYTCVGDNGYGIMNTSMYLAVKYPPREPAVNDSITVQEGTSLALHCSTQGSPAPTLTWLKDGELVGTITADELSVLEIVEITPQGDGQYRCLAENEHGKASSSLNITVEYAPVFLEESKCTVVREGVQCVCMATGNPEPTIEFYLPDLNVTINETDGRYNFYTHTDGHTSTGMIKLREKGERVDNGPAVNVHCSISNMHGRESVQLELQQEKKYMMAVIVGTIGGVAVIAFIIAAVRYVGHNNKKENGNPRQDVVLENPALYYSAVKKDKHNLRKKVLKTELLGSKFNSILEETTQGEDGDYQPVGSMARLERQELNYATLEFMGARSREGASGRGDDGGNYTEIKAK